From Brassica oleracea var. oleracea cultivar TO1000 chromosome C3, BOL, whole genome shotgun sequence, a single genomic window includes:
- the LOC106333976 gene encoding uncharacterized protein LOC106333976, with protein MNNNSSRAGQWLQHYEPHQVQEITPCFNTISMMSPSAAHETARRRSRAPRRAIPTTLLNANPSNFRALVQKFTGRSAGGESNRGKGPVTLDFRSPTTLSKEGIFPVSGDRNNYDEDHHHALNRHVSREQRHVTWSGEEATTLYQLGEESSSMFDQDHDLFGEYSGTSSYDEGLDHMDYCYHDFYLQTATLEEFMMRDLDL; from the coding sequence ATGAACAACAACTCATCTAGAGCAGGCCAGTGGTTACAACACTACGAACCACACCAAGTTCAAGAGATCACTCCGTGCTTCAATACCATTAGTATGATGTCACCATCAGCAGCGCATGAAACAGCCAGAAGGAGATCTAGGGCTCCGAGGAGAGCCATACCAACTACTCTCCTAAATGCAAACCCAAGCAATTTTCGAGCTCTAGTTCAGAAATTCACTGGACGCTCTGCGGGTGGTGAATCCAACCGTGGAAAAGGTCCGGTCACTCTGGATTTTAGGTCTCCAACTACACTCTCTAAAGAAGGTATCTTTCCGGTCTCCGGAGACCGGAATAATTATGATGAAGATCATCATCATGCGCTTAACCGGCATGTGAGTAGGGAGCAGCGTCACGTGACTTGGTCAGGTGAGGAAGCAACGACGTTGTACCAGTTGGGTGAAGAAAGTAGCTCGATGTTTGATCAAGATCATGATCTTTTCGGGGAGTATTCCGGGACTAGCAGTTATGATGAGGGTTTAGATCATATGGATTATTGTTATCATGATTTTTACCTACAGACGGCAACGTTGGAGGAGTTTATGATGAGAGACCTTGATTTATAA